In the genome of Octopus sinensis linkage group LG12, ASM634580v1, whole genome shotgun sequence, one region contains:
- the LOC115218109 gene encoding androgen-dependent TFPI-regulating protein-like, with protein MRERERKQKGDTMAIKRERKVSQHKEHTMASPLSSSSPAKISNLSLYICSFHLISFILLAFGTYTDTFEIQYGWNTYFGKFKYLTYWNIWIQTLYFVISLLYDLMKWRSVSKCDQNKVRQLQIVIDHVHATIVFPVGIFVVITFWLIYHFDRELVFPSFLDEIIPGWLNHILHTLPLVLLFLDKYLVPHCYPPKLRGIGYTFCYTSIYVVWILFLAFAKGIWVYPILQILNNQQRFVFIILLWLFGISIYLVGDGFSCFMWRASPQPTKTRKNKVK; from the coding sequence atgagagagagagagaggaaacaaaaAGGCGACACCATGGCAATAAAACGTGAAAGGAAAGTCTCTCAACATAAAGAGCATACTATGGCCTcacccctttcttcttcttctcctgcaAAAATATCGAATCTATCTTTGTATATTTGCTCTTTTCACCTGATATCATTCATTCTTTTAGCTTTTGGCACCTACACCGACACCTTCGAAATTCAGTACGGTTGGAATACATATTTTGGTAAATTTAAATACCTCACATACTGGAATATATGGATACAAACGTTGTATTTTGTCATTTCTTTACTGTATGACCTCATGAAATGGCGAAGCGTGAGTAAATGCGATCAAAACaaggtaagacagctgcagattGTCATAGATCACGTTCATGCTACTATAGTTTTCCCAGTCGGAATTTTTGTGGTGatcacattttggttaatttaCCATTTCGATCGCGAGTTGGTGTTTCCTTCTTTCCTTGATGAAATCATTCCAGGTTGGTTGAACCATATTTTGCACACTTTACCATTGGTCCTTCTCTTTTTGGACAAGTACCTCGTCCCTCATTGTTATCCTCCCAAACTTCGTGGAATTGGTTACACATTCTGCTACACTAGCATCTACGTGGTATGGATCCTTTTCCTGGCCTTCGCTAAAGGTATATGGGTTTACCCGATCCTTCAAATCTTAAATAATCAACAGAGGTTTGTCTTCATAATTCTTCTATGGTTGTTTGGAATCAGCATTTACCTAGTCGGAGATGGTTTTTCCTGTTTCATGTGGAGGGCTTCACCCCAACCCACGAAGACCAGAAAAAATAAAGTCAAATAA